ATTTGATAAAATCTTAATTTTGATGTTAGAGACGGATGCTAGAGAAAAGGTAATGTGTACTGATAGTACTTAAAAGCGGGCGGCTAAAAGGCGAATAGCGAAGGTCTCAGCTATCCAATAATATATTTGAACCGAACGTCAAAGAGCAATAACTCTCTATTGGATAGTTTTATCTAAATATAGATTCAGACTTTACGAAATTGGTACCCGAACGCCATTTTTCGACGACCAAACTCAGCGCTTTATCACAAGCTTTAATCTGGCTTACGCAGATATTTGAGAATTGCCATCAATATCAACACAAGTACAGCAAAAAACAGTAGCGCAAATAGTAGACAGAGAATCATCCAACCCCAGCCTATCCCTTGCATCATCGTTCCCTGCATCATTTCTCCATTTATTATGCCGTTCATCATTATGCCGTTCATAATAGTATTTCTCCGTAGATTATAGTATTAGCATTAATAGTAGTGTGCGCGCTAAGCATAGGAATATCAAATACTGATTCAGTACAACACTTCAAGATAAAAGCCGATAAATTAACAACAGTTAAACGACGAATCCCTTAAAATCAGTAACATTAGCCCTGAGGGCTCTGCGTCATCTGCCGACAGTAAGAGGCTAAGTTGTCTGGTAAATCATCTGGACATACGCCACACTGCCGGTTGCCAGGGACAGCATAGTCAATGAATTTTGGATACGGTAGGTTTAGGTTGCTCATGATGACCTTGAATTCTTCGAGTGTTATGTCCTCGCCAAGCCGTGGATTGCGCTTTTTTTCCTGAGCGATTGAAGATACAAAGCACTCCTTATAGTCGTGCGCAGGATAGACCAGCGTGTCGTCTGGCAAAGAAAACAGCTTCTGCCGCACAGATTTATACAGCGCATCGGCATCACCGTTCTGAAAGTCAGTCCGGCCACATCCGTCGATAAGTAAAGCGTCACCAGTGAACACCTGCTCATTAAAGAGATACGCAAAATGACCATCGGTGTGTCCGGGCGTATGCAATGGGTGCAAAGTAATACCAGCAACCTGTAAAGGTGTGCCTTCTTCTAAGCCGACATCCACACACGGCAGACGGTCAAAGGCAGGCGCTGCAATCTTACTGCCGACAGCTCGCTTCATTTCTAATGCTGCAGTAATGTGGTCTGCATGGATATGCGTATCAACTGTGTAGACCAAATCCAGCCCCAATCTATGTACTTCAG
This window of the Psychrobacter arcticus 273-4 genome carries:
- a CDS encoding MBL fold metallo-hydrolase, with translation MIFRQLYEPLSSTYTYLLGDEDTGQAILIDPVIATMDRDLAEVHRLGLDLVYTVDTHIHADHITAALEMKRAVGSKIAAPAFDRLPCVDVGLEEGTPLQVAGITLHPLHTPGHTDGHFAYLFNEQVFTGDALLIDGCGRTDFQNGDADALYKSVRQKLFSLPDDTLVYPAHDYKECFVSSIAQEKKRNPRLGEDITLEEFKVIMSNLNLPYPKFIDYAVPGNRQCGVCPDDLPDNLASYCRQMTQSPQG